One genomic region from Skermania piniformis encodes:
- the secF gene encoding protein translocase subunit SecF — translation MIFRSMPERNGAELPVSTPTPADPDRHSIRLRGPVEPDDPTPEPTAEPADGVRRSWLQRLYTGTGAFEVVGRRRFYYALTAALVAISLLSIAIRGFTLGIDFEGGSRIQFPAADGVSAGQVEDVYRDALGADPVSVQTVGSGSSATVQIRSTALDQQQVDKLQDALFTAFQPKGRDGAPDRNSISSSDVSETWGGQITRKALIALGVFLVLVTIYIAIRFERDMAVAALAALFFDLTVTAGVYSLVGFEVTPATVIGMLTILGFSLYDSVVVFDKVEENTRGVLHLNKRTYAEQANLAINQTLMRSINTTLIGVLPVLGLMVIAVWLLGVGTLKDLALVQLVGQIVGAYSSIFFATPLLVSIKERWGPVAAHTRKVHARRAAQGRTAPAAPRPVAEAVSSGPAPGARPTGKRQRGRS, via the coding sequence GTGATCTTCCGATCCATGCCCGAACGAAACGGGGCCGAGCTGCCCGTCAGCACTCCCACGCCGGCCGATCCGGATCGGCACAGTATCCGGCTGCGCGGTCCGGTGGAACCCGACGACCCGACACCGGAGCCGACCGCGGAACCGGCCGACGGCGTGCGGCGCAGCTGGTTGCAGCGGCTCTACACCGGCACCGGCGCGTTCGAGGTGGTCGGTCGCCGACGGTTCTACTACGCGCTGACCGCAGCGTTGGTCGCCATCTCGCTGCTGAGCATCGCGATCCGCGGCTTCACCCTGGGCATCGATTTCGAGGGCGGCTCCCGGATCCAGTTCCCGGCCGCGGACGGCGTGTCCGCCGGTCAGGTAGAAGACGTGTACCGGGACGCACTCGGCGCCGACCCGGTGTCGGTGCAGACGGTCGGCTCCGGTTCGTCGGCGACCGTGCAGATCCGCTCGACCGCGTTGGACCAGCAACAGGTGGACAAGCTGCAGGACGCGCTCTTCACCGCGTTCCAGCCGAAGGGGCGCGACGGTGCCCCCGACCGCAACTCGATCAGTAGCTCGGATGTGAGCGAAACGTGGGGCGGGCAGATCACCCGCAAGGCGCTGATCGCGCTCGGCGTGTTCCTGGTGCTGGTCACGATCTACATCGCCATCCGATTCGAGCGGGACATGGCGGTCGCCGCGCTGGCTGCGTTGTTCTTCGACCTGACCGTCACCGCCGGTGTCTACTCGCTGGTCGGCTTCGAGGTCACCCCGGCGACGGTGATCGGCATGCTGACCATCCTCGGCTTTTCCCTCTACGACTCCGTGGTGGTGTTCGACAAGGTGGAGGAGAACACCCGTGGGGTGCTGCACCTGAACAAACGCACCTACGCCGAGCAGGCCAACCTGGCGATCAACCAGACGTTGATGCGATCGATCAACACCACGCTGATCGGGGTCCTGCCGGTGTTGGGGCTGATGGTGATCGCGGTGTGGCTGCTCGGCGTCGGCACGCTGAAGGATCTGGCGCTGGTGCAGCTGGTCGGACAGATCGTCGGCGCCTACTCGTCGATCTTCTTCGCCACTCCGCTGCTGGTGTCGATCAAGGAGCGCTGGGGACCGGTTGCTGCGCACACCAGAAAGGTGCACGCACGGCGTGCCGCCCAGGGGCGGACCGCTCCGGCGGCCCCGCGTCCGGTCGCCGAGGCGGTGAGCTCGGGCCCTGCGCCCGGTGCGCGGCCGACCGGCAAACGGCAGCGCGGAAGGTCCTGA
- a CDS encoding ABC transporter substrate-binding protein: protein MRIQRATGVLLVVGAAAAGLLTGCSSQDQVPSIGYAIDNVITTYNAGTSAGAATGAKAAFARVLPGFGYVGPEGATVSDTDAGTANVVPGEVLTVQYRLNPNGVYSDGTPTTCDDLVLAWTAHNGRFTLTDDKGATAPVFDAASSAGYSDIDRVDCQPGSKDATVVFRPGRTDTNWRALFGAGDLMPAHIAAKAANVPSVVTTVQSGDQDGIGRIADFWNTGWALAAGQLDLSRFPSSGPYRIESYSAEDGLVLVANDKWWGDRPGTPRIVIWPKTADLPGRITAGAVQVVDIGSGSVPGLSLDGFTSTDIASRSSEQLILATSGVFQAATVRKAFGLCVPRSALFDQLGHVGDPPETGLGSGVLNTRFVASDALIYPPASAAGVALRGGDAPGAKVALGGATPTVRIGYLGPDDRRSKTVAAIAEACKPAGITVQDAAAADFTPKALREGTVDAVLAGTAAGAGAAGTAEPTEALYALRAGSGSNYGNFSNPRFNDIVDQLAIEPNPDTRLTLSVEGENLLWGEMPTVPLFDEPRTVAFADGLRAAVPNRTEAGSGWNMDRWVLRR, encoded by the coding sequence ATGCGAATTCAGCGGGCAACCGGCGTGTTGCTGGTTGTGGGTGCCGCAGCTGCCGGTCTGCTGACCGGCTGCTCCTCGCAGGACCAGGTGCCGTCGATCGGGTACGCGATCGACAATGTGATTACCACCTACAACGCGGGAACGTCGGCCGGCGCGGCCACCGGTGCCAAAGCAGCGTTCGCCCGGGTACTGCCGGGTTTCGGCTATGTCGGCCCGGAGGGCGCCACGGTGTCCGACACCGACGCCGGTACCGCGAACGTGGTCCCGGGGGAGGTACTGACCGTGCAGTACCGGCTCAATCCGAACGGGGTGTATTCCGACGGCACCCCCACCACCTGCGACGATCTGGTGCTCGCGTGGACCGCCCACAATGGGCGGTTCACCCTGACCGACGACAAGGGCGCCACCGCGCCCGTGTTCGATGCGGCGTCCAGCGCCGGGTACTCCGACATCGACCGGGTGGACTGTCAGCCGGGCTCCAAGGACGCCACGGTGGTGTTCCGCCCCGGCCGCACCGACACGAATTGGCGTGCGCTGTTCGGCGCCGGCGATCTGATGCCGGCACATATCGCCGCGAAAGCCGCGAACGTGCCCAGCGTGGTGACGACGGTGCAGTCCGGTGACCAGGACGGCATCGGTCGAATTGCCGATTTCTGGAACACCGGGTGGGCGCTCGCTGCCGGCCAGTTGGACCTCTCCCGGTTTCCGTCGTCCGGGCCCTACCGGATCGAGTCCTACAGCGCCGAAGACGGATTGGTGTTGGTCGCCAACGACAAGTGGTGGGGTGACCGGCCGGGAACTCCGCGGATCGTGATCTGGCCGAAGACTGCGGACCTGCCGGGTCGGATCACCGCGGGTGCGGTGCAGGTGGTCGATATCGGCAGCGGGTCGGTGCCGGGCCTGTCGCTGGACGGGTTCACGAGCACCGATATCGCATCCCGCAGTTCCGAACAACTGATCTTGGCTACCTCCGGCGTCTTCCAGGCAGCTACCGTCCGTAAGGCATTCGGCCTGTGCGTGCCGCGCAGTGCGCTCTTCGATCAGCTGGGACACGTCGGCGACCCGCCCGAGACGGGGCTCGGCTCCGGGGTGCTCAACACCCGGTTCGTGGCATCGGACGCATTGATCTATCCGCCGGCCTCGGCTGCGGGGGTGGCGCTGCGCGGCGGGGACGCCCCGGGTGCCAAGGTCGCCCTCGGCGGTGCGACTCCGACCGTCCGGATCGGCTATCTGGGCCCCGATGATCGCCGGTCGAAAACCGTCGCCGCGATCGCCGAGGCGTGTAAGCCCGCAGGGATCACCGTCCAGGATGCTGCGGCTGCGGATTTCACGCCGAAGGCGTTGCGCGAGGGCACGGTCGACGCGGTTCTGGCCGGGACGGCGGCCGGGGCCGGTGCGGCCGGCACGGCCGAGCCGACCGAGGCGCTGTACGCCCTGCGGGCCGGCAGCGGGAGCAACTACGGCAACTTCTCCAATCCGCGATTCAACGACATCGTCGACCAGCTCGCGATCGAGCCGAATCCGGACACCCGACTGACCCTGTCGGTCGAGGGGGAGAACCTGCTGTGGGGGGAGATGCCGACGGTGCCGTTGTTCGACGAGCCGCGCACCGTCGCGTTCGCCGACGGACTCCGGGCGGCGGTACCGAACCGGACCGAAGCCGGATCGGGCTGGAACATGGACCGGTGGGTACTCCGGCGGTGA
- a CDS encoding adenine phosphoribosyltransferase, which yields MGTPAVIDPARPTGESAGAAVERLTRWCDDFPVSGVRFADLTPVFADAAGYRSVLDGLVAVAGDVDLVAGLDARGFLLAGGVALRLGTGVLAVRKAGKLPPPVHGREYVLEYGTARLEIPAAGIDLTGRRILLVDDVLATGGTLRAATELLESAGAVVPAAAVVLEIVALAGRAALGGRPCHSLVQV from the coding sequence GTGGGTACTCCGGCGGTGATCGATCCGGCCCGACCGACCGGGGAGTCGGCCGGCGCCGCGGTCGAGCGGTTGACCCGTTGGTGCGACGACTTCCCCGTGTCCGGCGTCCGATTCGCCGATCTGACACCGGTGTTCGCCGATGCCGCCGGCTATCGCAGCGTGCTGGACGGGTTGGTTGCGGTCGCCGGTGACGTCGATCTGGTGGCGGGCCTGGACGCTCGCGGCTTTCTGTTGGCCGGCGGTGTCGCGCTGCGCCTGGGCACCGGAGTCCTCGCCGTGCGTAAGGCGGGCAAGTTGCCGCCGCCGGTACACGGACGGGAGTACGTGCTGGAGTACGGCACCGCCCGGCTGGAGATACCGGCCGCCGGTATCGACCTGACCGGTCGGCGGATTCTGCTGGTGGATGACGTACTCGCGACCGGCGGCACCCTCCGCGCCGCGACCGAACTGTTGGAGTCGGCCGGTGCGGTGGTGCCTGCTGCTGCGGTGGTGCTGGAGATCGTCGCCTTGGCCGGGCGGGCGGCGCTCGGTGGCCGGCCGTGCCACTCGCTGGTCCAGGTCTGA
- a CDS encoding RelA/SpoT family protein, whose translation MTQDLDQASTGYAEDPGSTGTASPAKPVETPAPVPSSASRRVRARLARRITTQRHAAVKPVLEPLVAIHRELYPKANLAFLQRAFDVADAKHAGQFRKSGDPYITHPLAVANILAELGMDTTTLVAALLHDTVEDTGYTLDQLTADFGDEVSHLVDGVTKLQKVNLGTAAEAETIRKMVIAMARDPRVLVIKVADRLHNMRTMRFLPPEKQARKAKETLEVIAPLAHRLGMATVKWELEDLSFAILHPKRYDEIVRLVADRAPSRDIYLTKVRDEITTSLTNSRIEAKVDGRPKHYWSIYQKMIVKGREFDDIHDLVGIRILADDTRDCYAAVGVVHSLWQPMAGRFKDYIAQPRYGVYQSLHTTVIGPEGKPLEVQIRTRDMHRTAEYGIAAHWRYKELRGKEVRGKEATRPADAAAEIDDMAWMRQLLDWQREAVDPGEFLEQLRYDLRVKEIFVFTPKGDVITLPVNSTPVDFAYAVHTEVGHRCIGARVDGRLVALERPLQNGERVEVFTSKATGAGPSRDWQKFVVSPRARAKIRQWFAKERREEALEAGKDAIAKEVRRVGLPLQRLANADSITALAKELQYLDVSALYAAVGENQVSAQHVVQRLVAQLGGVGTVEEELAERSTPSTVSARPASGGDVGILIPGAPGTVAKLAKCCTPVPGDAILGFVTRSKSVSVHRTDCTNIGSLRQQPERILDVEWAPSPSSVFLVAIQIEALDRQRLLSDVTRVLADEKVNILSASVATSGDRVAVSKFTFEMGDPKHLGYLLNVVRNVEGVYDVYRVTSAS comes from the coding sequence TTGACTCAGGATCTCGACCAGGCGAGCACCGGGTACGCCGAGGATCCGGGCAGCACCGGAACGGCATCGCCGGCCAAACCGGTGGAGACGCCGGCGCCGGTTCCGAGCTCGGCCTCGCGCAGAGTACGCGCGCGACTGGCCCGGCGAATCACCACGCAGCGGCACGCCGCGGTCAAGCCGGTGCTGGAGCCGCTGGTGGCGATTCACCGTGAGCTCTATCCGAAGGCGAACCTGGCATTTCTGCAGCGTGCTTTCGACGTCGCCGATGCCAAGCACGCCGGGCAGTTCCGCAAGTCCGGCGACCCCTACATCACCCACCCGCTGGCGGTGGCGAACATTCTCGCCGAGCTCGGCATGGATACCACCACGCTGGTAGCTGCGTTGTTGCACGACACCGTCGAGGACACCGGATATACGCTGGACCAGCTGACTGCAGACTTCGGTGACGAGGTATCGCATCTGGTCGACGGGGTGACCAAGCTGCAGAAGGTGAATCTGGGAACCGCGGCCGAGGCGGAGACGATCCGCAAGATGGTCATCGCGATGGCCCGCGATCCGCGGGTCCTGGTGATCAAGGTCGCCGACCGGTTGCACAACATGCGCACGATGCGATTCCTGCCGCCGGAAAAGCAGGCCCGCAAGGCGAAGGAAACACTCGAAGTGATCGCGCCGCTGGCGCATCGGCTGGGCATGGCAACGGTCAAATGGGAGCTGGAAGACCTCTCGTTCGCCATTCTGCATCCCAAGCGCTACGACGAGATCGTCCGCTTGGTCGCCGATCGGGCGCCGTCGCGCGACATCTACCTGACCAAGGTGCGCGACGAGATCACCACCTCGCTGACCAACTCGCGGATCGAGGCGAAGGTCGACGGGCGACCGAAACATTACTGGTCGATCTACCAGAAGATGATCGTCAAAGGGCGCGAGTTCGACGATATCCACGACCTGGTCGGCATCCGGATCCTGGCCGACGACACCCGAGACTGCTACGCAGCGGTCGGCGTGGTGCATTCGCTGTGGCAGCCGATGGCGGGCCGGTTCAAGGATTACATCGCTCAACCGCGCTACGGGGTCTACCAGTCGTTGCACACGACGGTCATCGGGCCCGAGGGCAAGCCGTTGGAGGTGCAGATTCGCACCCGGGACATGCACCGTACGGCCGAATACGGTATTGCTGCCCACTGGCGATACAAGGAGTTGCGCGGCAAGGAAGTCCGCGGCAAGGAGGCGACGCGACCGGCCGACGCGGCGGCCGAGATCGACGACATGGCCTGGATGCGCCAGCTGCTCGACTGGCAGCGGGAGGCGGTAGATCCGGGCGAGTTCCTGGAGCAGTTGCGCTACGACCTCAGGGTGAAGGAGATCTTCGTCTTCACTCCGAAGGGCGATGTGATCACGCTGCCGGTGAACTCGACGCCGGTGGACTTCGCCTATGCGGTCCACACCGAGGTCGGGCACCGGTGTATCGGAGCTCGGGTGGACGGTCGATTGGTCGCCTTGGAGCGGCCCTTGCAGAACGGCGAGCGAGTCGAGGTGTTCACCTCGAAGGCGACCGGTGCCGGACCCAGTCGGGACTGGCAGAAGTTTGTCGTGTCACCGCGGGCGCGGGCGAAGATTCGGCAGTGGTTCGCCAAGGAGCGGCGGGAGGAGGCGCTCGAAGCCGGCAAGGACGCGATCGCCAAGGAAGTGCGTCGGGTCGGCCTCCCGCTCCAGCGTCTGGCCAACGCGGATTCGATCACTGCGCTGGCCAAGGAGTTGCAATACCTCGACGTGTCCGCGCTGTACGCGGCCGTCGGCGAGAACCAGGTGTCCGCGCAACATGTCGTGCAACGACTGGTGGCCCAGCTGGGCGGCGTGGGTACGGTCGAGGAGGAGCTGGCCGAGCGGTCCACGCCGTCCACCGTGTCGGCCCGGCCGGCCAGCGGCGGGGATGTCGGCATCCTGATCCCCGGGGCGCCCGGCACCGTCGCGAAGCTGGCCAAGTGCTGTACCCCGGTGCCCGGTGACGCGATCCTGGGCTTCGTCACCCGAAGCAAGTCGGTCAGCGTGCACCGCACCGACTGCACCAACATCGGCTCGCTGCGGCAACAGCCCGAGCGAATTCTCGACGTCGAGTGGGCGCCGTCGCCGTCGTCGGTGTTCCTCGTCGCGATCCAGATCGAAGCGCTGGACCGGCAACGACTGCTGTCGGATGTGACGCGCGTGCTGGCCGACGAAAAGGTCAACATTCTGTCTGCATCGGTCGCTACGTCCGGCGATCGGGTCGCTGTGTCGAAGTTCACATTCGAGATGGGTGACCCCAAGCATCTGGGCTATTTGCTGAACGTCGTGCGTAATGTCGAAGGGGTATACGACGTCTACCGGGTCACGTCGGCTTCTTGA